The following coding sequences lie in one Rutidosis leptorrhynchoides isolate AG116_Rl617_1_P2 chromosome 4, CSIRO_AGI_Rlap_v1, whole genome shotgun sequence genomic window:
- the LOC139841087 gene encoding uncharacterized protein: MKIPSHLIYYEGKDDPDDFLSIFEGAARMAKWDIPVACHAFSYMLKGDVRVWFDSLPKDSVASFDDLKRQFRSKFSQQKRHKKNHVAAHGIKQKDSEGSRAFLIRYTNETQKIPNLPESQRISGLLYGSRVRPLIEHLSRDLPSTYEALLEKAYIWLDAKETAGNFVLDDAPMNRRKEKSERTDDKHGRKEDKGRLHPYRRETEAVILGALIKTPKEILATEKAANKFKAPGKMSNRGRNRDMTKFCDFHNDFGHDTDECFNLKTAIEEAIKSGKLSHLIKGI; the protein is encoded by the coding sequence ATGAAAATCCCCTCACACCTAATTTACTACGAAGGAAAGGACGACCCGGATGATTTCCTTAGTATATTCGAGGGTGCAGCACGAATGGCCAAATGGGACATACCCGTAGCATGTCACGCATTCTCTTACATGTTAAAGGGGGATGTCAGGGTATGGTTTGACTCCCTACCAAAAGACTCTGTAGCTAGCTTCGATGACCTAAAACGGCAATTTAGGTCTAAGTTTAGTCAGCAAAAGCGACACAAAAAGAATCATGTGGCCGCTCATGGAATAAAGCAGAAGGATAGCGAAGGTTCTAGAGCCTTCCTCATTAGGTATACCAACGAAACTCAAAAAATTCCCAACCTACCAGAATCCCAAAGAATATCTGGGTTGCTTTACGGATCTAGGGTCAGACCTCTCATTGAACACCTTAGCCGAGACCTACCAAGCACTTATGAAGCTTTGTTAGAAAAGGCATATATATGGTTAGATGCTAAGGAAACAGCAGGTAACTTCGTCCTAGACGATGCTCCCATGAATAGGCGAAAGGAGAAATCAGAAAGAACAGATGATAAACATGGTAGGAAAGAGGATAAAGGGAGATTACACCCTTACCGAAGAGAAACCGAAGCTGTGATCCTGGGGGCGTTAATAAAAACCCCCAAGGAAATCCTAGCAACAGAAAAAGCAGCCAACAAGTTCAAAGCCCCTGGAAAGATGTCCAACAGGGGGAGAAATAGAGACATGACTAAGTTTTGTGACTTCCACAATGATTTTGGGCACGATACGGATGAATGCTTCAACCTCAAAACAGCCATTGAGGAGGCTATTAAGTCGGGCAAATTGTCCCACCTCATAAAAGGAATCTGA
- the LOC139841088 gene encoding uncharacterized protein yields the protein MKEYIAKLPTLTSPEEGETLFIYLAASKECISTVLVTERERTQVPIYFISRVLQGAELNYPELEKLTLALVHTARKLQRYFQAHQIVVLTNKPIRHVLSKPEKSGRMAKWGIKLGEHDIEFRVRHAIKGQVLADFIAETYNVNEEDTKNSTQVITLKVENEEWKLYTDGASSSDGSGAGLMLVNPEGKEFTYALRFEFATTKNEAEYEALLAGLRMAKELKILHLRAFVNSQLVSNQIKGTFEAKQPTIQQYLSKAKELIESFKSFEIEHVRRSQNKKADVLSKLASLTFEHLAKEVLVEVLEKKSILEEEVC from the coding sequence ATGAAGGAGTACATCGCCAAACTCCCCACCTTAACCTCACCCGAAGAAGGAGAAACACTCTTCATATACTTGGCTGCTTCGAAAGAATGCATTAGCACAGTATTGGTTACTGAACGAGAGAGAACGCAAGTGCCAATATACTTCATTAGTCGAGTACTTCAAGGAGCAGAGCTGAATTATCCAGAACTTGAGAAACTCACTCTAGCACTCGTCCATACAGCTAGGAAACTCCAAAGATACTTCCAAGCACATCAAATAGTGGTACTTACCAACAAACCAATCAGGCATGTACTCTCAAAACCTGAAAAATCGGGGAGAATGGCCAAATGGGGCATTAAGTTAGGGGAGCATGACATCGAGTTCCGGGTCAGGCATGCAATCAAAGGACAAGTTCTAGCAGATTTCATCGCCGAAACATATAATGTTAATGAAGAAGACACGAAGAACTCAACCCAAGTTATTACCCTAAAGGTCGAAAATGAAGAATGGAagttgtacaccgatggtgcgtcAAGCTCTGATGGATCAGGTGCTGGTCTAATGTTGGTAAATCCCGAAGGAAAAGAGTTCACTTATGCACTTCGTTTCGAATTTGCAACAACCAAAAACGAAGCAGAGTACGAAGCTCTACTAGCAGGATTGAGAATGGCTAAGGAATTAAAAATCCTTCATCTCCGAGCCTTCGTCAACTCACAACTAGTGTCTAACCAGATCAAGGGCACTTTCGAAGCAAAACAACCCACCATCCAACAGTACTTGTCAAAGGCAAAAGAACTAATTGAAAGCTTTAAAAGTTTTGAAATCGAACACGTCCGAAGAAGTCAAAATAAGAAGGCAGACGTACTAAGTAAACTTGCTTCGCTGACATTTGAGCATCTTGCAAAGGAAGTCTTGGTGGAGGTACTAGAAAAGAAATCAATCTTAGAAGAAGAagtttgttga